From Streptomyces asiaticus, one genomic window encodes:
- a CDS encoding D-alanyl-D-alanine carboxypeptidase family protein, whose product MKGLRRVSAVTITAGAVLTAGAFTASAQAATTASPTIAAKGGFVMNNATGKSLFTKAADTRLSTGSTTKIMTARVVLAQPNLNLDAKVTVQKAYSDYIVDNNWASSAKLIVGDKVTVRQLLYGLMLPSGCDAAYALADKFGTGSTRAARVKSFIGKMNTTAKSLGLTNTHFDSFDGIGHGANYSTPRDLTKLASSAMKYSTFRSVVKTKSTKQKVTTKSGGYRYMSWTNTNNLLGSYSGTIGVKTGSGPEAKYCLVFAATRSGKTVIGTVLASTSVDARTKDAKKLMDYGFSR is encoded by the coding sequence ATGAAGGGCCTACGTCGTGTATCCGCGGTCACGATCACCGCTGGAGCCGTGCTGACGGCGGGGGCGTTCACCGCCTCCGCGCAGGCCGCGACGACCGCAAGTCCCACGATCGCCGCCAAGGGCGGGTTCGTGATGAACAACGCCACGGGGAAGAGCCTGTTCACCAAGGCCGCGGACACCCGTCTTTCCACCGGCTCCACCACCAAGATCATGACCGCCCGGGTGGTGCTCGCGCAGCCGAACCTCAACCTGGACGCCAAGGTCACGGTCCAGAAGGCGTACAGCGACTACATCGTCGACAACAACTGGGCCTCCTCGGCCAAGCTGATCGTCGGCGACAAGGTCACCGTCCGCCAGCTGCTGTACGGGCTGATGCTGCCGTCCGGCTGTGACGCGGCGTACGCGCTGGCGGACAAGTTCGGCACCGGTTCCACCCGGGCCGCGCGGGTGAAGTCGTTCATCGGCAAGATGAACACCACCGCCAAGTCCCTCGGGCTGACGAACACCCACTTCGACTCGTTCGACGGCATCGGGCACGGCGCCAACTACTCGACACCGCGCGATCTGACCAAGCTGGCCAGCAGCGCGATGAAGTACTCCACGTTCCGCTCGGTCGTGAAGACGAAGTCGACCAAGCAGAAGGTGACCACGAAGAGCGGCGGCTACCGCTACATGTCGTGGACCAACACCAACAATCTGCTGGGCAGCTACTCGGGCACCATCGGCGTCAAGACCGGCTCGGGTCCGGAGGCCAAGTACTGCCTGGTCTTCGCCGCCACCCGGAGCGGGAAGACGGTGATCGGCACCGTCCTCGCCTCCACCTCGGTGGACGCCCGCACGAAGGACGCGAAGAAGCTGATGGACTACGGCTTCAGCAGGTAG
- a CDS encoding AMIN-like domain-containing (lipo)protein, with protein sequence MRRWGTALAAMALAGGALAATAGTAGAVTPTAAKAATTCETGWGSGEKTAQPAGHAPLGNIRTGRHACYDRIVFDVKGATAADRVGYRVGYVNTLYQDGSGEEIPVRGGAILDIHVSAPSYDPGSGAESYPGRARKPLPGVDISGYQTFRDTRFGASFEGETQVGLGVRARLPFRVFQTDGHVVVDVAHSWNAVR encoded by the coding sequence ATGCGACGGTGGGGGACCGCACTCGCGGCGATGGCGCTCGCGGGCGGCGCGCTGGCGGCGACGGCGGGGACGGCCGGGGCCGTCACGCCGACCGCGGCCAAGGCGGCGACGACCTGTGAGACCGGCTGGGGCAGCGGCGAGAAGACGGCCCAGCCGGCGGGACACGCACCGCTGGGGAACATCAGGACGGGCCGGCACGCGTGCTACGACCGCATCGTGTTCGACGTGAAGGGGGCCACGGCCGCCGATCGCGTCGGCTACCGCGTGGGGTATGTGAACACCCTCTACCAGGACGGCTCGGGCGAGGAGATCCCGGTCCGCGGCGGCGCGATCCTGGACATCCATGTGTCCGCGCCGAGCTACGACCCGGGCAGCGGCGCGGAGTCGTACCCGGGGCGGGCCCGCAAGCCGCTGCCGGGCGTGGACATCTCCGGCTACCAGACCTTCCGGGACACCCGCTTCGGCGCCAGCTTCGAGGGTGAGACCCAGGTCGGCCTCGGGGTGCGGGCACGGCTGCCGTTCCGGGTCTTCCAGACCGACGGACATGTCGTGGTGGACGTGGCGCACTCCTGGAACGCGGTGCGCTGA
- a CDS encoding alpha/beta hydrolase → MRPTTGRTAALALATAATASLLGVASANATPDPPAGPTAAAPDWGACEGTGLDPRQECATLKVPLDYRDPGGKRISLAVSRIPSERPRARRGTLLLIPGGPGSPGLARPSTLGKRLPKSVRDAYDVVSFDPRGLGRSTHTGCDLNPADLSLLASRPWPAPGGDITRNIATGRRIADTCARNGGELLRTISTVNEARDIDSVRRALGERKLSAWGVSYGTYVGSVYAQMFPEHTDRWVLDSNDDPNPERVEHGWLANYAVGVEDTFPDFAAWASAPDSPVRLAGTPDGVRRRVLDLAARLDAKPLPWPGANPPELNGNALRQSMLDALYSRDDFESLARLIVDADAGKVPAEAPADPPQDAAAVSLATICNDVDWPTSLPDYARDVAASRKSHPLTAGMPVNVTPCAFWHDEPRDKPVRITDQGPSNVLLVQNKRDVATPYSGALGLRRAFGDRARMVGVDAMGHGAAYVANGSGCADRRVTDFLLTGERPKRDVLCR, encoded by the coding sequence ATGAGACCGACGACCGGCAGAACCGCCGCACTGGCCCTCGCCACCGCCGCCACCGCCTCCCTCCTCGGGGTCGCGTCCGCGAACGCGACCCCGGACCCGCCGGCCGGCCCGACCGCCGCCGCGCCCGACTGGGGCGCCTGCGAGGGCACCGGGCTCGACCCCCGTCAGGAATGCGCCACGCTCAAGGTGCCGCTGGACTACCGCGACCCCGGCGGCAAGCGGATCTCCCTCGCCGTCTCCCGCATCCCCAGCGAGCGGCCGCGGGCCCGCCGGGGCACCCTGCTGCTGATCCCGGGCGGCCCCGGATCGCCGGGTCTTGCCCGGCCCAGCACGCTCGGCAAGCGGCTGCCGAAGTCGGTGCGGGACGCGTACGACGTCGTCAGCTTCGACCCGCGCGGCCTGGGGAGGTCCACGCACACCGGATGCGATCTGAACCCGGCCGATCTCTCGCTGCTCGCCTCCCGCCCCTGGCCCGCCCCCGGCGGGGACATCACGCGGAACATCGCCACCGGCCGCCGGATCGCCGACACCTGCGCCCGCAACGGCGGCGAACTGCTGCGCACCATCAGCACCGTCAACGAGGCGCGGGACATCGACAGCGTCCGCCGGGCGCTCGGCGAGCGGAAGCTGTCCGCGTGGGGCGTCTCGTACGGGACGTATGTGGGCTCCGTCTACGCGCAGATGTTCCCCGAGCACACCGACCGCTGGGTGCTGGACAGCAATGACGACCCGAACCCGGAGCGGGTGGAGCACGGCTGGCTGGCCAACTACGCCGTGGGCGTCGAGGACACCTTCCCCGACTTCGCCGCCTGGGCCTCCGCCCCGGACAGCCCCGTCCGGCTCGCCGGGACCCCCGACGGGGTGCGGCGGCGGGTCCTGGACCTCGCCGCCCGGCTGGACGCGAAGCCGCTGCCGTGGCCCGGCGCCAACCCGCCCGAGCTGAACGGCAACGCGCTGCGCCAGAGCATGCTGGACGCCCTGTACTCCCGGGACGACTTCGAGAGCCTGGCCCGGCTGATCGTCGACGCGGACGCGGGCAAGGTGCCCGCCGAGGCGCCGGCCGACCCCCCTCAGGACGCCGCGGCCGTGTCCCTCGCGACCATCTGCAACGACGTGGACTGGCCCACCTCCCTGCCCGACTACGCGCGGGATGTCGCCGCCAGCCGTAAGAGCCACCCGCTCACGGCGGGCATGCCGGTGAACGTCACGCCGTGCGCGTTCTGGCATGACGAGCCGCGGGACAAGCCGGTGCGGATCACGGATCAGGGGCCGTCGAACGTCCTGCTGGTGCAGAACAAGCGCGACGTGGCCACCCCGTACAGCGGGGCGCTGGGCCTCCGGCGCGCCTTTGGCGACCGGGCCCGGATGGTCGGTGTGGACGCGATGGGGCACGGCGCGGCGTATGTGGCGAACGGCAGCGGCTGCGCGGACCGGAGGGTCACGGACTTCCTGCTGACCGGTGAGCGGCCGAAGCGCGATGTGCTCTGCCGGTGA